The following is a genomic window from Dermacentor variabilis isolate Ectoservices chromosome 11, ASM5094787v1, whole genome shotgun sequence.
TTCGCGCTACCGACGAACTCAAGTTAAACCCTAAGCTTTCGACGCATATATATTTTGACGAAACATTGCCTAACCTTATTAATCACAACCCTAATCGCTTTCGGAACTTTTTCGCACACACCCCGCAGCGACACCATATCGTCCACGCGAGGAAAAGTTGGCACTCACTGATAAATTTTAGCAGCACTTTCACTCAGTCTTTACTAAAAATAACGACACAATTCCATATTTGACACCGTCATCATTCCCTACTATTGACACATTAACAATAAACGGCTCAGAAATATTTAAGCAGTTACTTAACTTAGACGTGAAGAAAGCAAACGTTCCCGATTATATTCCCAACGAGTTCTTGAAATGATATGCTGAATGTAACAGTAAATATCTTGGCTTTATTTACCGCAAGTCACGTTCGGCGTCAGACCCACCTGAACATTGGAAAATTGCTAAATTTGTACCGATTCATAAGTCTGGCGATACGAACCTACcatctaactacagaccaatttcacttaCCAGCACATCATGTAAAATTTTGGAACAGATTATTCTCAAACACCTAACCGCATAATTCGAAGAACATATTTTAGTAGATGTTCAACATGGTTTTGGAAGAGGATAATCGACAGTCACTCAGCTAGTATAGGTGGTACACGATCTTGCTTTACGTATTAATAATCATAATTAAACTGACCTACTTTTACtggatttcagtaaagcgtttgattgtgtgtgCCATACTAGACAAACTGCCAAAATTACAGCTGTGATTGGCAATGGACCcattactgcatggataaaaaaaCTTCTTATCTCACCGATCCCAATTTGTCGTCATTGAAAACATCCCATCTGCTCCAGTGTCTGTCACATAAGAGGTCTCAGAGGGCTCAGTAATAGGTCCGCTGTTATTTTTGGTTTTTATCATTGACATTACAAATAACATTGATTGTAAAATTaaactatttgcagacgactgcataataTACGGAGAAATACGTAATCACGAGGATCAAGTTCTGCTCTATAATGCACTAGCAAAAATAACCGAATGGTGTGATAACTGGCAAATGAGCATTAATACAAAGAAAACGGTTTGTATGACAGTAACGAGAAAAAAGCACCCATCTATTTTCCACTACACACTTAACGGCAGCCTCGTGACTAGAGTTCAACAGCATAAGTATGTTGGTTTAAAAGTAACGTCCGACTTTAACTGGGCATCACATATTACCAGCATTACTTCTTTTGCATTGCGAAAACTCTTCTTTCTCAAAAGGTGCCTTCGGTTGGCACCAACTAACGTCAAACTTTTaacttacattacatttgtgagACCTGTCATTGAGTATGCTAATATATATGGTTCCCGTATACTAAAACAAACATATCTAAAATAGAAAGCGTCCAGAGAAATGCAATTAGGTTTATCCACCGAAAATACCGGCGTAGTCATTCCCCTACTCTTCTTCTAACACAGTCAGGGCTTGCAACTTTGGCTGTTGGAGCAAAATGAGCTTGTCTAAAATTTCTGCATCAAATACTACACAGCCGACTAAAAATAGGTGCCTCTGCATAGGTTGCCTTTTCCAAAACCCGCGTGCTTCGTCATAATCATCCATATACACTAAACGAGTTCCTTTGTAATAACGATATTTTTCAGACTTCCTTTTTCTCCCGTGTTGTTCGCGAGTGAAATATCCTAGATGCATATATATCTAGCATAGTATCGCAGTCTCATTTTGTTAAGTTATTAGAAGATGAAATAAGTAGTTAGGAAAAACTAGTTCTTATGCACATATAATCGTCAGAACTCCCATTTTCTCAACTATAGTTAAACGCTTACCTTGTTTGCTTCATTCTTTGTTTTTAGAACATTCTAATAATCTTTACGTACATGTAACCTGAAGTGTATTATTTACGTGAGTTGCTCCTGTTATTCATATTATTAGTGTTGTAAAATTGTGCGTTGAACCTGTTTGATGTATTTCCATATAGATGTTTTGATTCTCTTACCATTCGGTATATAAAACATGCACTGTATGTATAATCATGTGCCCACCTGCTATAGTCTCGATATGAGACTGGAAGtattataagtaaataaataaagaaagaagcggTGGTTTCTTCAGCCATTAATTTTCAGAAACGTCTGTTTTGAGATGTttttattcaaagaaaaaatcACGACTGCATTCATTGGAAATTAGTATCTTGCTGATGGCGCCTATACATCATGTAGCCATGTTAGACTTGGCCTAGTCGAAGGAAAAGTATAATGCCCTCTGGTTTAGCTCAGTCTCAGAAGATGGACCCACAAACGCTTCTGCTCACATCTACATTTCCGGTATTCCATAAATGGTGATACATATACAGAGAAGGTAAAAGGCACCAATGCATAGAATATCTAATgagaattttctgttttcttttttggcgtaGCCCCTTCCGGCTGTCTGCAATACCACGAAGACCCCACGGGTATCATATCGAGCTTCAACTACGGCAGCGACAGCACTTCCGCAGGAAGCGGAAGCGGGCGCCTCGAGAGAGGCTACCCCAACTTTAACCGCTACTCTATTTGCTTCCGGTTGGCTGCTGGAACGTGTTCTCTCCGCCTTGCGAAAGACGGTCCGTTTGGAGTCTACGCCGAACCGGCGCAAGGGAACATCCCGGACGCGGGAAGAGGGCGGTCGGTGGTTAACCGCTGTGAAGAATTCAGCTTCCGGTCACCGCTTCAGGCAGACTTTCTGATGCTTGGCGTGCAGCCTTTTTGCGGTGACGACTTCCCAGACTCCCTCGAAACTGGTAATATGTATTGGAAATATCAGCGCTGTTAACTGCGGTAGTGAAAAGGGACCTTTCCTGAGAAACACTTCAGACCCAGAGCCTCATCTCAAAAAACGACATAGATTATGTCTTTCCTTTTCGTCCCGTGTCATGAAATCGGTTTACTTGATTAGAAATGCCGTAGATGGTGAGAAACTAAAGAGCATCAACTGTGTAAATTCTCAGCAAAATGCCGTTTACAATCACTAGGCAGAAACTGGGGCACTGGCGACCATTTCATGTTCATCAATTGTTTGGTGGGACATCACTATTCTTATCTTGGTTATGCTTTCTACAACCAGAATGCAAAAATCAATAATGCTGCATGATGAGCTGCTATGATGTGCTTCTTTTATGCATTTTGTGTTCGTGAAGGTACAGAGAAAGAAAAGCATTATTTGCAATCTTACGAAGCATACGTTCTCGTTCAAATGAAACAAATAGGTCTACAGTGCAGGCGCTAGGAATTATATTACTCGATCACAGCTTTTTGGAGAATGCTATGTTTACGCAATCGGTGCATTCTTTACAGATATTGGCTGGAACGAGCTCAATGAAATGCGTGTTGAAGATATTCATGAAAGTAACCACAGTGTCTGAAGCATGAACAGTATACTTAAGAGGAAAGGGTTACTTTTTccgtgttttatttttattacttGTAGTGATGCTGAATAGTCGCGCTGCCTAAAGCCCATGTTAACAATTTTACATTCTACCGGGCGAACTTAGGCACACAAGAAGAAGCAACAGTCAAAGGGTATGATAGCGTGAAGCACAGCGCTCATTTTTCGAAATATAATCAACGTGCCCATTGAATCTGCTATTTATGCCTGAGTCACCCTACATTCCAGAATAATCGCTCGAGTTCACATACATTCTAGGATGTACCACAGTCATCACGTTGCACGTGCAGTGTGATTAGATAAGGCTATTTTTGGCTACAGAATCTGCGATGGCACCAGAGATTTTTCAGATGTACTAAACGCGTCTTGCCCCTAGTGAAAAGTGGATAACTGTGACagttggcaaaaaaaaacattcatcgTCAGAATGCAAAATAATGTACGTGGGACAAGATATTGACATTCTGCAAAAGACAAAGATCGCTGAATTCAGAATATGCGATCGTATACTCCCTTCTCAACAAGTAGCTTAATCAAGAAGCTtgctctctgtttcttttttgcacagtGGACACTGGGGTCATGATCATCACTTTTGTTAGCAATGGAACACATCGCCCGGTGTACGCTGGCTTCAGACTTCGCTACCAGATGGTGCCATGCGGTAAGATTCGTTTGCGTCTAATTTGTTAATAACTTTAAGGCAGGCTCAGTACAAActtaattttcattaaaatatgtaAGGACAATGTCCAGCGTAACTGCAGAAGCAAATAAAAACATCAAGGTACTTGCATTATGAACAATGGCGGAGAGTCTTGAGTTACAAATTTCTTGCCAATAATATTCCAGATAAAAAACTCAATGTAAATATGAGCATAGGAAGTAATTTGAGAAGCAGGCGTGGTTGTATGCTAGTTAGGTCTACTGGGCTTGCACAATCTTATGAAATCTGTAGCTGCTAAGCGAGCATAAAGTTCACTATTCCAGCAATTAAAATGCAATAATGTTCAGTAATCTGATAACCTCATCATTCTATCTCGTTTTTCGCCAACTTTGCTTACACGTACTGAGAATTGTCCTATCAGCCCTTTACGAATATCCCATAATACGTATAATATGCAATATCCAAATACTTTTCTTGTCCGCAAGAATGGGGCAAAATAATGTGACTATACATATTGCAGAGAAAAACAGTAAAAATTGTATGAAAGTATAAAAATTCACCTAGCATTACAAAACACCTTAATGCGAAaatgagcgcagctctatatgcatttttttttatttcgcgatgtattggctggcacGGATAATCTATCTCttgtggcacgttgcaaacggagcgaaaggTTGAGCGACTGCCTCGTTgaccgggagatcgcgagaggcagcgcgtgggtgacacgtgggcgcgattcacagcagccgccgcagacagatatCCGCTCATGCAATGCTTTGTTTCCACATCTGGTATCGCCGCATGCCATCAGCGAACAGATCACggtgcgctactctggcaccatctcgtagcgtTCGTCGCCGCAGTGCCCgttttgcgcggcactacgcttgtCTTCTCTCGCTCCGCAAACCCTCCTCCGCTTTTCACCTCGCGCTATCGTGGCTATCGCcatttttcatcccccgctgcactcTGTGTTTGATCTGTCATCCTTCgcagtgctcgttcgcttggttatgcCGACGCTGACGCCAACGCTGCAAAAGGCACctcagagctgcgctctaaaaatccAGGACATCTGAAATACTCTTGAGAGTTACAAGAAATATATCACATTTTTTAGTTCAGAATGACAACCCGTCAGAGGTTATAAACgatttcacgaaaaaaaaatgacggaatAAAATAAGACTTTCCCTAAACGGAGTAAACGTTCAAAATTATACATTACGAGTTAGACAAACATCGGTAAAGTGAAAgcggagaaagaaaaaagtagtTTTTACACTCAAGAAAGCGTTCCGCGCTTGCTACAAGTACAAtaatatagcccatgaaaactcAAAATTGCATCAGAACAAGGTGCAGCAGGAAAATGGCGCACGTTACACAATACCTATGGGAAAGGGAGGTGGGCGCTTGAAGGCATTTGTCAAATATAAAAGGCAGTTTCTCTGCGGGATAGACGGGTGCTAATTAACTTCGAACAATGAACTCATTCCCTCATGACCGGCGGTAAGAGATTCGCATAAATTTTTTCATCTCCTTTCGGACATGTACTGAATGTGGGATCCTGTTTCTTGTCCTTCCTCATTATCACTAGCAGGTGTTCCTCGAACTATCAATCGCAGTGTTAGGAAAAATAATACAATACCTTTGTGAGCGCACTCTATTTTGTgcattatatattttttatttctcgAACAATTGCCCTAATATACATTCTATGGTCTATTCACATCAACACTATCACACTTGTCTCGCCTGAACATGTCATCGTCAAATATTTTCCTGAAAACTAAAGGCTGGCTTAAAATTAAGTGTAACTGAAGAACCACTGAAACGGATTTCAAATCGTTGTGTTTTGCTCTGCATTTCAGTTCGTCATCGCCACGGTCTCGACAGCGATTCAGCGACACGAAGACCTGACAATGGTTTATTGTCTCAAGACTTCACTACACGGATGCCATATGTATCAGCTTTTTACGCCAGTAATGGTCTCACGAGCGCTCCGAGCGGAGGCCTTCAACATGACTTTCTTTCAATTCCGGAGCCGGAAGTACACACTGAATCCGGCTACTTCCCCGAGCCTGATTCCCATAACACCGGTGGCCAAATCGTTCTCTATCACAAGGGCGTGTACAAAGACATCGCCATGAAGATCATGAGGAACCTCGTCTCTGTTGTCAAAAGTTGACTGCACAAGGTTGCGGAACACGTAGTGCGGTGACAATGCCGCCGCTTTCATTGATAATTGATTATGCTGCGTAGTTTTATAAAATACATTCTGGCTCTAACAAGCTTTTTGTCTTCCTTCTATTGAAAATATCTGATAGCCGTGAGACGGTATTACACACTTTAAAGAAATCGTTTTTTTTATGAACTGGTGTGCGTCTTGGATAACGAACACAACACAATCGTAGTCGCACTCGTAGTTCATTATTCAAGGCCACACATGTTCACTGCTGAAATTCACGAGATTCACTGGTTTCTATAGAAGTTTAAAAATGCGTTGTTCCTGCTTGTGCGTGTCCTGAAATCTCTTTCTAACACTCTTGTCTTTCAGCTCTGCTAACACATTTCCCcagtgcttggtagaacatgtgTGCATAATTGAACTCGCAACagtgctctcttttttttcctcataGGTAACAACTTCTCAAGCGTGCTATCTCCTTTTGGGAAAGGATCGGCTTTAAAAAATTTCAGTGATTTCTTTGCTAGGACGCGTTACACTGAGGCGGCTGTATGCAATACAGTGAACGCTGGATGATATGAAGATGCGGAATTGTGGAAACTCACGCCAGTGAAGATAACCCATTGTCAGCCAGAGAAACGCGATCAGTGACAAAGATTGCTAGACAAAGTATAATGTAGCAGAAAACTCGATGGCGTCAATAAGAAAACTTATTCGCGATCCTCGCCCTGCGTAAGCGTATGCTCGgggaagctgttgcaaaaccacctcTACCGCTGCTGAAGGGGGCATGCAATGCTTCactgatggttcggatgcttgttttgagcttgctcTTTATTGATATGCGTGCTGTTCTTTGTGTTGTATGaattatttcaatgaatgtatgcactcttCGCTTCACTTTACAAAGGACTTGTTGCGTCTGCCTTACGAGGGAGATGAGCCACTGCATTTTGGCTTGCTAAGGGGGATatcagccattgctgatgatgatcatttcGGCTCTAGGACGGACGCGAAAAATGGCGACCACCGAGAGACTAACAACTTCGCTTCAAAATTTGCAAATGTAGAGTAGGGTCAGCTGAAAATACGGTTATTAGACACAGCTGGGAGCAAGCTTGCGGCTGTAGTCGGCATAAAACAGGTTGAGGAATAATATTCTTACAAATTTTCCTTACCGAAATAAAACTTACATAGTGTTCCTTATGGAAAAGCGCGAACTTTCTTCACAGCCTGAAGAACAACAAATTATCAAATCCTGCATTCCGTACTTACGCTAGCAATGGGCTACCTTTGCTACTTCATTCGCAGGTATAAAGGTTAAAGTGGCTGATGCATGCAGTGCATTTTGTGTAAACTCTTAACAGTGGTGTCACGCGGCATCGGCGTGTAGCTTTGTGCACTGTAGTTGGCATGCTAATTAGCTATCAGTATGGGCCCAATAAAGAAACCTGTCGGAGATTTTTCGAAAGTTTCACTCAAGGTATCTCCTACGGGGTTTTCTTTAGTTTGCTGCTAGGCTTGGTTGGTGCCGATATTCCTTCTAGCTGTGGCCTTATCAATTACATATGATATTGCAGCTTTAAGTTAAAATATAGTGCTATAGGTTTACGATATAGTGTTAAATAGTATCATTGTAGGCTACCCTTAGCTActgaacgagaaaaaagaaagtcgcacGAACCTGCGAGAAACGGAATGTTGATTATTCTTCTATGGGGGATACCATGATCTGCCTCAATTTTCGGTTGGAGCGTGTGGAAACCTTGTAATCTGTGCTTTCCACATGCATTCAATTTATATGACTTGTGTTGTTACTGTTCATTACAGGCAAGAGTTAATGCCATATTTTCTTTAAAATGCGTCATCGTGAATTAGGCAAGCTAATTCTTTTGCGCATTAATAGAAATTAGCGTTCCGGTACAACGGTGATTCGACAATCACAAGAAAATCATCTACATACCTAAATATGCGGATAAGTTCACCGGCCCAGTCTTCCTTCACTTTTATCTTAATACGACTAATTGTCAATTCACTCGAGCCTGAAAGTGTGCCACGTGCTCTCGATGTTATTATACAAGACGTATCCCGACTCAGTTTCAGGCATAAAGTTCCACAACATAGAATACTGCTATACTTAGATTTAAAGCTCACCTTCGAACAAGATCGTTTGTTTTGGCTGTACTTCCCTAGGAGCGAGAAGTTCCTGTTGAACTACAGGTAATGCCCTTCAAAACTTGTAAAAAATTCTATCGTCAGATGCTTGGTTGTGGTAATCAATAAATCTTGTCGCCATAAGATCAGCACTTGACTCGAAGCACAAGTACATCCATGCAGGAAGACTCGTTCCAAGGACCCAGTCCTCGTCCCATGTGCAGGAAAAATCCTCACAAAGTTAAAACCCTCCCCCGTGACTTGGAGCAGGGTAGTAGTCCAGTTGAAAGGAGTAAAAAAAGTAGCGGTAATGCCCTACGTTCACTCTCCCACAGAGATTTAAGAAAGTAGTAGCCATATGTGATGTGGAAGTTTTGTTTTCGGCTCTTAATCAAGCTGGTAAGGTTGGAACAGCTGTCCATAGAGAAAGAGAAGTAATAGAAAAGAACACAGGTCCTAAATAAACCATGGAAAAAAGTCCCACCCTGTAAGATTGCACTTCTCTACCAAATCACTTTGTCTTGTGGCCATACGTACCTTGAGCAGACAGGCCGTTACATTAATGGTAAGCTATCGGAGGACCAGAATTCTTTAGACAAGAAATCTACAAGGCAGGCAAAGCACTGTTTCAAATGTGAGTGTAAACCGTTCTTCGATCACTCAAAAATCCTCTTTGTGCACAGTGATAGCAGTATAAGAGAAGTGACGCAAGCattttgcataatgaaaaaaGGTAGTGGCTGTGTTAGTCATACTCCCATAGCGTTATCTTCGAAGGAAATATGCACGTTGAAGACGGGTCAACAACAGTGTTAATATCACCCGCGACCATGATGCAATGTTTTGGGAATGAAAAATGCTTTTATTGACATCGAGCACGCGAGCACGCAAAAAGCAATCGTACTTTTGCTATAAACGGACTTGTGAGTAGTCAATGCCCTGTGTGTGCAATTCCTTTACCTGTATCTTGTGTCGGTAGCGCTCTCTAAACATTTTGGAAAACAACCAGCTCGACCAATCTGCCTTTCTACTGAAAGCTTGTACGTTCGAAAATAGTAAAAACGCCGATTTCAGAAATGTATTTGCTCCCCAGCTACGTATGCACATGTACAAATCGTGATCAATGAGTGTAAGACTGCTGCATATGTAAGCGCAGGCATAGCTGTTCGAGGAATGTGGCCTCGATTGGATATGCTCCACCAGCAGACAGCTTTGTGCAGGATTTTACGTAAGTGCGCACTGAAGTGGGAGAGGTCCCCTTTCTGTCGACCTTGTAAAGCAATTCATCTCAAAAGGTGTGATGTTCCCGCATTGAGTACCGCTGTTAAgctcgatctttttttttttttgatggccaTGCTTTTGCAAAACTTTGCTTTGGTGCTTATTCATTTTAAAGATCTATTTATTGTTCTTTTTGAGCATTGGATTTCAAGTGACTTCTATCACTGCATGCTCATCATCCAGAATACTTTGAATCTGTCGCTGGAAGATTGGTTGAGTATTCCGTTCATTTCCACATTTCAGAGAGGCAGTGATCTCTGCAACAACTGCAAATTTACTTTGTCTGAACGCAATAGCGCAGCCTGAGCCTCTTCTCTACAGTTGCGTCGAGGACTCGTTTTCTTGGCAACTAATATCTGAGCGTTTGTACATTTTGCTGCAAAGACATTTTCTCTTTTATAGGATACCTACGTCTAATGATATTGCTTGCCGTTCTGCTGCGACCACAGTTAAATGTTCGATATTGGGTTTGCCTTGTCCTTCCGTCCGTACATTCCGTTACGCTGGCGACAGCCATCCTCGCAATCGGCGACACACAACGACAATTTTTGTCGCCGTCAGACCAGCTCGTCATCCCCAGTTCCGCCATTGTCAAAATTCCTTTTGCTTCTTTCATTTCTGCTTGCAAATCGAAGGAGAAATCATACAAGCGCAAGAAAGTGCGAAACGGGGTAGTGAGCTTGGCAGTTTTGCTTTGCTTTCTGTTATCCAGAAAAGCGGAATTTGCCATCGCAAATTAAGTGACACGTACAGCGGGATGCTTATTGCAGGTTGCATTAATTGTGTATTGCTTTTgttgtcttttccttttttcttggtTCAAAGCGCATTGATAGATGCGCtcagaaaaataaagtagttcCACGCTGTCTGTGTCTATTCTTTTCTCCCTGTCCAATGCACCGAGAAAACACCGATTATGTTCGAATTGTTTTCTCATCCCCCTTTCTCAACGTCTCAGGGACGCTCCAGCTGCATTATAGCTTTGATTGCCTGCCCGTAAGTAGTGGCCGATAAGAAATAAAATAGTGTCCAGCAAACGTACAGCAAACACTCGTCCAAGGACCGCAATTCTTTTTTCCGGGAAATTGCCAAAATTGTCAAAAGCAGCTCCAAGCTAGACAGGTCAGAAGTCATCGAGACTTGCCAAGCTTGAAAAGCAGTGCCATGATTGAGCCTGCACACGGTATGCAGCAAGCAAGCTTTACTGAGAACGTCCCACACATTGACGCCAATTCAGCCCCGTAGACGCTCAAGCAGTAACCAGCGCTTCTATTAGTTGCGACGGTCGAGAAGAGGAGAAACCGATGAACCCGATTCTTGTTAAGCACAGCGACGCGAATCCATAAGATAATGAACTCATGGAAAGCATCGGGACATTTATTTCCACTTTCTGTTTGAATTGTATTAAGCAGTGGTGGGAGAGTGAGTTAGAGAGAGCACGCGCAACATGCTATATATGAATGAGTGAGATAACTTCATTTGGAACCCGGCGATtaggaggcccgggcctggggccacgtagatggccactgggagctgtcAGTCCCGTACGGCCTCCATGGCTAAAACTCGACGGCCCAAAGTTAGTCTTGGAGTTCTGACCTGAGCAACACGGCTGACCGCCGCGCCCGCGGATATCTTACGAAAATTTATACTTGCCGCTGCTAGCTGCACAAAACAGCTCTCCCGGAATGAATAATTCCTTATCCTCAACCTAGTTGCCGATCACGTTTGTTTTCCCTTTTCAAGGGACACGCATGTGCAACCTGACTCGCACAGTTTGAGTGCGCGCGCTAGAAGCAAGAAGGCACTGCGAACGGAGCAACCACCGTGCTGATTAGTTGCGTGCATGGACGCTTATCAGCTTTGGCGAACAACACTAGCAACTGTGCTTAAATTTCTCACACGAGACCCGTTTTCTTGTGGACGCTACGAATCCGGTGTATAGCAATACAATGCAAGGTTGTTTTAGATGCTTCAGTCGAATATTCGAGAACGCATGAGCAATTAATTAGGACACTTGGCTCATATTTGAAGCGCACATCGCCGCAAAAAGAGGCGATGTGCTCAGCGAAAGTTTCAAAGTAGTACGCCGATTGAGAATGCCGTTCAGGAAAAATGTGTAACGGTGTACAAACTAAAGGGTGCGGTTTTGCTGATTCGTGGGGGCGCATGGAATTTAGTCTTCTTTAATCGCTGGATGATGAAGGTGAATGCGGCATTTTGGACTCATGATTACCGACAAGGCGACGAACCACCGAGCCGTACTAGGCCGCGCATTTGTGCTAGCAATGCTAAATCCTCTGCTTAAATCTTCCCCGGATACAGACGTAAATGACGAAGCACACATATGCGTTGTACTTTGTGTAAATCATAGCCTTAGTTACAACAAGACTTTCGCAAGGTGGGCAAGAGAGATAACAGCACATTATCTTTTCTTTAAAACAATAAAACAGACATACTTCCATTTGGGTTAAGACGTTTAATCTGTCTTTTGCTCGTGTTTTTCGCGTAACCCACTGGGAGACGGAAAGAAAGTGTACCATCTATAAATATTTTACTCTCCAAACACATAGATTATCTTCCATGGATCTGTTTTAAAATGTGTATGGAACGTATTGTGAATATTAAAAAACAGCTTAGACGTTGACGGCAtatcctatatgaacacaacagaaAAAGTAGCGGCGGGCAGCGGACCCACATGTGCAATATTATTTAGTGAACTTATCTTTACTGCTCAACCCCGTTGTATCGATCGGTTCAAATAGGGCACGAACTTTATTTCTCGCCTATCGCTTTTCCGTGGGGAAAAAAATGCAGCGTCGGGCACGAATAGTCGGCTAGTTTCTTTGAGGGAAAATATTTACCGCCTAGAAAAGCTGAAAGC
Proteins encoded in this region:
- the LOC142564565 gene encoding uncharacterized protein LOC142564565; the protein is MFLAPNATHRNWKVRVIQLPCSSGRLAPSGCLQYHEDPTGIISSFNYGSDSTSAGSGSGRLERGYPNFNRYSICFRLAAGTCSLRLAKDGPFGVYAEPAQGNIPDAGRGRSVVNRCEEFSFRSPLQADFLMLGVQPFCGDDFPDSLETVDTGVMIITFVSNGTHRPVYAGFRLRYQMVPCVRHRHGLDSDSATRRPDNGLLSQDFTTRMPYVSAFYASNGLTSAPSGGLQHDFLSIPEPEVHTESGYFPEPDSHNTGGQIVLYHKGVYKDIAMKIMRNLVSVVKS